In Nyctibius grandis isolate bNycGra1 chromosome 8, bNycGra1.pri, whole genome shotgun sequence, a single window of DNA contains:
- the EIF4G1 gene encoding eukaryotic translation initiation factor 4 gamma 1 isoform X2, whose product MNKAPQPTGGAPTAPHPAPSPGLPQPTFPPGQTAPVVFNPAPTSQMNTPSQPRQHFYQNRAQPPASASRVQSNTTARPGPPAHVYPAASQVMMIPSQISYTPSQGAYYIPGQGRSTYVVPTQQYPVQPGAPSFYPGASPTEFGTYAGAYYPAQGVQQFPAGVPTAQVIVSQQPPIPPKRERKTIRIRDPNQGGKDITEEIMSGARTSSTPTPPQAGSGLEPQANGETPHVAVIVRPDDRPKPALVVSKPVSLEPSKSASPSPPPPLIPEVEPVVLSAVTLVPMEPPVDADTKVELGEAPPDPHKTFSAITTVPRAVELPLAPAPDMDTVAAEEEEEEEEVAIPLPEPILQAPVPPEALPVPVVPPMPAMCPVLAAPSPPPPPVIPQAPEAPAKPASPSPPPPREEPCPEPTTEPAAEANGVSEEAPEPVPETPVCQPVPVPAPVPVPTLDSPIAQPEELPLPNGVEGTDKAELSEEQPESDISPISEPEEPAQPSTPASPPAEEEEEESEGPCEAQERSSSPAPAPSQTSEATAHVAMSVPKKKRRMKELNKKEAVGDLLDAFKESQINDSASEAENKPPVSTPTCEAEDAAPARPQEESEETWEEKEDKLAPEKGKAADQKYRYKEEQWKPLNPEEKKRYDREFLLGFQFIFASMQKPEGLPQITDVVLDKPCVPSQANKTPLRTLDPIRLSGMNCSPDFTPSFANLGRPVMGNRGLPSGLGPRRSQQSQRKEPRKIIATVSLNEDVKLNKAEKAWKPSSKRASEEEDPENIKTQDLLRRVRSILNKLTPQMFQQLMKQVMELSIDTEERLKGVIDLVFEKAISEPNFSVAYANMCRCLMGLKVPTTDKPTVTVNFRKLLLNRCQKEFEKDKDDDEIFEKRQKEMDDASAPEEKARMKDELEEARDKARRRSLGNIKFIGELFKLKMLTEAIMHDCVVKLLKNHDEESLECLCRLLTTIGKDLDFEKAKPRMDQYFNQMEKIIKEKKTSSRIRFMLQDVIDLRRNSWVPRRGDQGPKTIDQIHKEAEMEEHREHIKVQQLMSKDKRRGPPGPSSSSGRGSLVADDGWNTVPISKGNRPIDTSRLTKITKPGSIDSNNQLFAPGGRLSWGKGSSGGSGTKPADSGRPATSTLNRFSALQQSSPAESLESRRVVQRSSSSRDRSEKAGDKGDRESRSEKGSDRLERPDRGERADRNRSALTKRSFSKETEDRSREREKQGGPEAVRKAASMTEERDRSRETVKQEPAPPAASPKPALSEEELEKKSKAIIEEYLHINDMKEALQCVQELGSPSLLYIFVQNGIESTLERSTISREHMGVLLCQLVKAGTLSKEQYYKGLQEILEVAEDMEIDIPHIWLYLAELITPILQEEGIPMEELFREITKPLVPIGKATTLLVEVLGLLCKGMGQKTAGKLWRDGGLSWKEFLPEDQDVNKFVTEQKLEYTLGDSSDTPSGKELTSEELCKQMDKLLKENLNNQRIHDWIEANLSEQQVSSNTFIRALMTSVCHSAIIFENPYRVDAMVIRNQAKLLQKYLRDEQKELQALYALQALVVKLDQPPNLLRMFFDALYDEDVIKEEAFYKWESSKDPAEQQGKGVALKSVTAFFTWLREAEDESDNN is encoded by the exons ATGAACAAAGCTCCACAGCCCACAGGAGGAGCCCCGACAGCCCCACACCCTGCCCCTTCTCCCGGACTGCCGCAG ccGACGTTCCCACCCGGTCAGACGGCACCTGTGGTTTTTAACCCGGCACCGACCTCACAAATGAATACGCCTTCTCAGCCGCGCCAG CATTTCTACCAGAACAGGGCGCAGCCTCCCGCCAGCGCGTCCCGCGTGCAGAGTAACAcgacggcccggcccggcccccctGCCCATGTGTATCCGGCTGCTTCCCAGGTGATGATGATACCCTCCCAGATATCCTACACACCTTCCCAAGGAGCCTATTACATTCCCGGACAG GGTCGCTCCACATACGTCGTCCCGACCCAACAGTACCCGGTCCAGCCCGGCGCCCCTAGTTTTTACCCTGGAGCCAGCCCTACAGAGTTCGGGACTTACG cgGGTGCTTATTACCCGGCGCAGGGGGTGCAGCAGTTCCCGGCGGGGGTCCCCACCGCCCAGGTCATTGTGAGCCAGCAGCCGCCGATACCCCCGAAACGAGAGCGGAAGACG ATCCGGATACGAGACCCCAACCAAGGTGGCAAAGACATCACTGAAGAAATCATGTCCGGAGCAAGGACCTCAtccacccccacccctccacAG GCTGGAAGCGGTTTGGAGCCCCAGGCCAACGGAGAGACCCCCCATGTAGCAGTTATTGTCCGGCCAG ATGACCGCCCGAAGCCTGCGCTGGTGGTGAGCAAGCCCGTCTCCCTGGAGCCCAGCAAGTCGGCATCCCCGtcacctccccctcccctcatCCCTGAGGTGGAGCCTGTGGTGCTCTCAGCGGTGACGCTGGTGCCAATGGAGCCCCCCGTGGACGCGGACACTAAAGTGGAGCTGGGCGAGGCGCCGCCCGACCCGCACAAGACGTTTAGCGCCATCACTACAGTGCCAAGGGCTGTGGAGCTGCCCCTTGCGCCCGCGCCCGACATGGACACGGTGGctgcggaggaggaggaggaagaggaggaggtcgCCATTCCCCTCCCGGAGCCCATCCTGCAGGCGCCTGTGCCCCCTGAGGCGCTGCCGGTGCCCGTTGTCCCCCCGATGCCAGCCATGTGCCCAGTGCTGGCTGCAccgtcgccgccgccaccgccagTCATACCACAGGCCCCCGAAGCGCCCGCCAAacctgcctcccccagcccaccaCCGCCCCGGGAAGAGCCCTGCCCCGAGCCCACCACCGAGCCTGCCGCCGAGGCCAACGGGGTCTCAGAGGAGGCGCCTGAGCCGGTCCCCGAGACTCCTGTGTGCCAGCCGGTGCCGGTGCCTGCGCCGGTGCCCGTGCCCACCCTGGACTCCCCCATCGCCCAGCCCGAAGAGCTGCCCCTGCCCAACGGCGTGGAGGGCACTGACAAAGCAGAGCTGAGCGAGGAGCAGCCCGAGTCGGACATCAGCCCCATCTCAGAGCCCGAGGAGCCGGCCCAGCCCAGTACTCCTGCCTCCCCCccggcagaggaggaggaggaggagagcgaAGGCCCCTGCGAGGCCCAGGAGCGGAGCTCGAGCCCGGCCCCTGCCCCTTCGCAGACCTCGGAGGCGACCGCGCACG tcGCCATGTCGGTGCCAAAGAAGAAGCGAAGGATGAAGGAGCTGAACAAGAAGGAGGCTGTAGGCGATTTGCTGGATGCCTTTAAAGAG TCTCAGATCAATGACAGTGCCTCGGAGGCAGAGAACAAGCCCCCCGTGTCCACCCCTACCTGTGAAGCGGAGGACGCAGCACCCGCCCGTCCACAGGAGGAGTCGGAGGAGAcatgggaggagaaggaggacaaGCTGGCCCCGGAGAAGGGCAAGGCTGCTGACCAGAAGTACCGCTACAAGGAGG AGCAATGGAAGCCGCTgaaccctgaggagaagaagCGATACGACCGGGAGTTCCTGCTGGGCTTCCAGTTCATCTTTGCCAGCATGCAGAAACCTGAGGGGCTGCCCCAGATCACGGACGTGGTGCTGGACAAG CCGTGTGTACCTTCGCAGGCCAACAAGACCCCACTGCGGACACTCGACCCCATCCGCCTCAGCGGCATGAACTGCAGCCCTGACTTCACCCCCTCCTTCGCCAACCTTGGCCGGCCCGTCATGGGCAACCGGGGCCTG CCCTCAGGGTTGGGTCCTCGCCGCTCTCAGCAGAGCCAGAGGAAGGAACCCCGCAAAATCATTGCCACTGTGTCCCTCAACGAGGATGTCAAGCTGAACAAGGCTGAGAAGGCCTGGAAACCCAGCAGCAAGCGTGCATCCGAGGAGGAGGATCCTGAGAACATCAAGACACAG GACCTGCTTCGCCGCGTCCGCAGCATCCTCAACAAGCTGACGCCCCAGATGTTCCAGCAGCTGATGAAGCAGGTGATGGAGTTGTCCATCGACACGGAGGAGCGGCTCAAGGGTGTCATCGACCTCGTCTTCGAGAAGGCCATCTCGGAGCCAAACTTCTCTGTTGCCTATGCTAACATGTGCCGTTGCCTTATGGGG ctcaAAGTGCCCACAACAGACAAGCCCACAGTGACTGTGAACTTCCGCAAGCTGCTGCTCAACCGCTGCCAGAAGGAGTTTGAGAAGGACAAGGATGACGATGAGATCTTCGAGAAGCGGCAGAAGGAGATGGACGATGCCAGTGCT cccgaGGAGAAGGCGCGCATGAAGGACGAGCTGGAGGAGGCGCGGGACAAGGCCCGCCGGCGATCCCTGGGCAACATCAAGTTCATTGGAGAGCTCTTCAAACTGAAGATGTTGACAGAGGCCATCATGCATGACTGTGTGGTGAAGCTGCTCAAAAACCATGACGAGGAGTCTCTTGAGTGCCTTTGCCGCCTGCTAACCACCATCGGCAAGGACTTGGACTTTGAGAAGGCCAAG CCCAGGATGGACCAGTACTTCAATCAGATGGAGAAGATCATCAAAGAGAAGAAGACATCATCCCGAATCCGTTTCATGCTGCAGGATGTGATTGACCTCAGACGG AATAGCTGGGTGCCACGGCGAGGAGACCAGGGCCCCAAAACAATCGACCAGATCCACAAGGAAGCAGAGATGGAGGAGCATCGGGAACACATCAAAGTGCAGCAGCTCATGTCGAAGGACAAGAGGAGAGGACCCCCTGGGCCATCTTCCAGCA GTGGCCGCGGGAGCCTGGTCGCAGATGATGGCTGGAACACGGTGCCCATCAGCAAGGGCAACCGGCCCATCGACACCAGCCGGCTGACGAAGATCACCAAg CCTGGATCCATAGACTCCAACAACCAGCTCTTTGCGCCGGGCGGGCGGCTGAGCTGGGGCAAAGGCAGCAGCGGAGGGTCTGGCACGAAGCCTGCAGATTCAG GGCGACCAGCCACGAGCACCTTGAACCGCTTCTCAGCGCTCCAGCAGTCCAGCCCTGCCGAGAGCCTGGAGTCCCGCCGCGTGGTGCAGAG gagcagctccagccGTGACAGGTCAGAGAAGGCTGGGGACAAAGGGGACCGGGAGTCACGTTCAGAGAAGGGCAGCGACCGCCTGGAGCGTCCTGACCGAGGGGAGCGGGCAGACAGGAACAGGTCTGCCCTCACCAAGAGGAGCTTCAGCAAAGAGACAGAAGACAGGAGCCGAGAACGGGAGAAGCAGGGCGGCCCCGAGGCCGTGCGCAAGGCTGCTAGCATGACGGAGGAACGGGACAGGAGTCGAGAGACCG TTAAGCAAGAGCCAGCACCTCCTGCAGCGTCCCCCAAGCCCGCGCTGTCggaagaggagctggagaagaaatCCAAGGCGATCATAGAGGAATACCTGCACATCAATGACATGAAG GAGGCCCTGCAGTGcgtgcaggagctgggcagcccGTCCTTGCTCTACATCTTCGTGCAGAATGGCATCGAGTCCACTCTGGAGAGGAGCACCATCTCCCGTGAGCACATGGGGgtcctgctgtgccagctggtgAAGGCAGGCACCCTCTCCAAGGAGCAGTACTACAaagg gctgcaggagatCCTGGAGGTCGCAGAAGACATGGAGATCGACATCCCGCACATCTGGCTGTACCTGGCCGAGCTCATCACCCCTATCCTGCAAGAGGAAGGCATCCCCATGGAGGAGCTGTTCAG GGAGATAACGAAGCCCCTGGTGCCCATTGGGAAGGCCACCACGCTGCTGGTCGAGGTGCTGGGCTTGTTGTGCAAGGGCATG GGCCAGAAGACTGCAGGCAAGCTGTGGCGGGACGGGGGCCTGAGCTGGAAGGAATTCCTGCCCGAGGACCAGGATGTCAACAAATTTGTCACAGAGCAG AAACTGGAGTACACGTTGGGGGACAGCTCGGACACGCCGAGCGGCAAGGAGCTGACCTCGGAGGAGCTGTGCAAGCAAATGGACAAACTGCTGAAGGAGAACCTGAACAACCAAAGAATACACGACTGGATTGAG gccAACCTGAGCGAGCAGCAGGTCTCATCCAACACGTTTATCAGGGCTCTGATGACGTCCGTGTGCCACTCGGCCATCATCT TTGAGAACCCCTACCGTGTGGACGCCATGGTCATCCGCAACCAAGCCAAGCTGCTGCAGAAGTACCTGCGGGACGAGCAGAAGGAGCTCCAGGCGCTCTACGCCCTGCAAGCCTTGGTGGTGAAGTTGGACCAGCCTCCCA ACCTGCTGCGGATGTTCTTTGACGCCCTCTACGATGAGGACGTCATCAAGGAGGAGGCTTTCTACAAGTGGGAGTCCAGCAAGGACCCGGCCGAGCAGCAGGGCAAAGGGGTGGCTCTCAAATCCGTGACAGCCTTTTTCACCTGGCTCCGGGAAGCCGAGGACGAGTCGGACAACAACTGA
- the EIF4G1 gene encoding eukaryotic translation initiation factor 4 gamma 1 isoform X1 codes for MNKAPQPTGGAPTAPHPAPSPGLPQPTFPPGQTAPVVFNPAPTSQMNTPSQPRQHFYQNRAQPPASASRVQSNTTARPGPPAHVYPAASQVMMIPSQISYTPSQGAYYIPGQGRSTYVVPTQQYPVQPGAPSFYPGASPTEFGTYAGAYYPAQGVQQFPAGVPTAQVIVSQQPPIPPKRERKTIRIRDPNQGGKDITEEIMSGARTSSTPTPPQAGSGLEPQANGETPHVAVIVRPDDRPKPALVVSKPVSLEPSKSASPSPPPPLIPEVEPVVLSAVTLVPMEPPVDADTKVELGEAPPDPHKTFSAITTVPRAVELPLAPAPDMDTVAAEEEEEEEEVAIPLPEPILQAPVPPEALPVPVVPPMPAMCPVLAAPSPPPPPVIPQAPEAPAKPASPSPPPPREEPCPEPTTEPAAEANGVSEEAPEPVPETPVCQPVPVPAPVPVPTLDSPIAQPEELPLPNGVEGTDKAELSEEQPESDISPISEPEEPAQPSTPASPPAEEEEEESEGPCEAQERSSSPAPAPSQTSEATAHVAMSVPKKKRRMKELNKKEAVGDLLDAFKESQINDSASEAENKPPVSTPTCEAEDAAPARPQEESEETWEEKEDKLAPEKGKAADQKYRYKEEQWKPLNPEEKKRYDREFLLGFQFIFASMQKPEGLPQITDVVLDKPCVPSQANKTPLRTLDPIRLSGMNCSPDFTPSFANLGRPVMGNRGLPSGLGPRRSQQSQRKEPRKIIATVSLNEDVKLNKAEKAWKPSSKRASEEEDPENIKTQDLLRRVRSILNKLTPQMFQQLMKQVMELSIDTEERLKGVIDLVFEKAISEPNFSVAYANMCRCLMGLKVPTTDKPTVTVNFRKLLLNRCQKEFEKDKDDDEIFEKRQKEMDDASAPEEKARMKDELEEARDKARRRSLGNIKFIGELFKLKMLTEAIMHDCVVKLLKNHDEESLECLCRLLTTIGKDLDFEKAKPRMDQYFNQMEKIIKEKKTSSRIRFMLQDVIDLRRNSWVPRRGDQGPKTIDQIHKEAEMEEHREHIKVQQLMSKDKRRGPPGPSSSSGRGSLVADDGWNTVPISKGNRPIDTSRLTKITKPGSIDSNNQLFAPGGRLSWGKGSSGGSGTKPADSASDSGRPATSTLNRFSALQQSSPAESLESRRVVQRSSSSRDRSEKAGDKGDRESRSEKGSDRLERPDRGERADRNRSALTKRSFSKETEDRSREREKQGGPEAVRKAASMTEERDRSRETVKQEPAPPAASPKPALSEEELEKKSKAIIEEYLHINDMKEALQCVQELGSPSLLYIFVQNGIESTLERSTISREHMGVLLCQLVKAGTLSKEQYYKGLQEILEVAEDMEIDIPHIWLYLAELITPILQEEGIPMEELFREITKPLVPIGKATTLLVEVLGLLCKGMGQKTAGKLWRDGGLSWKEFLPEDQDVNKFVTEQKLEYTLGDSSDTPSGKELTSEELCKQMDKLLKENLNNQRIHDWIEANLSEQQVSSNTFIRALMTSVCHSAIIFENPYRVDAMVIRNQAKLLQKYLRDEQKELQALYALQALVVKLDQPPNLLRMFFDALYDEDVIKEEAFYKWESSKDPAEQQGKGVALKSVTAFFTWLREAEDESDNN; via the exons ATGAACAAAGCTCCACAGCCCACAGGAGGAGCCCCGACAGCCCCACACCCTGCCCCTTCTCCCGGACTGCCGCAG ccGACGTTCCCACCCGGTCAGACGGCACCTGTGGTTTTTAACCCGGCACCGACCTCACAAATGAATACGCCTTCTCAGCCGCGCCAG CATTTCTACCAGAACAGGGCGCAGCCTCCCGCCAGCGCGTCCCGCGTGCAGAGTAACAcgacggcccggcccggcccccctGCCCATGTGTATCCGGCTGCTTCCCAGGTGATGATGATACCCTCCCAGATATCCTACACACCTTCCCAAGGAGCCTATTACATTCCCGGACAG GGTCGCTCCACATACGTCGTCCCGACCCAACAGTACCCGGTCCAGCCCGGCGCCCCTAGTTTTTACCCTGGAGCCAGCCCTACAGAGTTCGGGACTTACG cgGGTGCTTATTACCCGGCGCAGGGGGTGCAGCAGTTCCCGGCGGGGGTCCCCACCGCCCAGGTCATTGTGAGCCAGCAGCCGCCGATACCCCCGAAACGAGAGCGGAAGACG ATCCGGATACGAGACCCCAACCAAGGTGGCAAAGACATCACTGAAGAAATCATGTCCGGAGCAAGGACCTCAtccacccccacccctccacAG GCTGGAAGCGGTTTGGAGCCCCAGGCCAACGGAGAGACCCCCCATGTAGCAGTTATTGTCCGGCCAG ATGACCGCCCGAAGCCTGCGCTGGTGGTGAGCAAGCCCGTCTCCCTGGAGCCCAGCAAGTCGGCATCCCCGtcacctccccctcccctcatCCCTGAGGTGGAGCCTGTGGTGCTCTCAGCGGTGACGCTGGTGCCAATGGAGCCCCCCGTGGACGCGGACACTAAAGTGGAGCTGGGCGAGGCGCCGCCCGACCCGCACAAGACGTTTAGCGCCATCACTACAGTGCCAAGGGCTGTGGAGCTGCCCCTTGCGCCCGCGCCCGACATGGACACGGTGGctgcggaggaggaggaggaagaggaggaggtcgCCATTCCCCTCCCGGAGCCCATCCTGCAGGCGCCTGTGCCCCCTGAGGCGCTGCCGGTGCCCGTTGTCCCCCCGATGCCAGCCATGTGCCCAGTGCTGGCTGCAccgtcgccgccgccaccgccagTCATACCACAGGCCCCCGAAGCGCCCGCCAAacctgcctcccccagcccaccaCCGCCCCGGGAAGAGCCCTGCCCCGAGCCCACCACCGAGCCTGCCGCCGAGGCCAACGGGGTCTCAGAGGAGGCGCCTGAGCCGGTCCCCGAGACTCCTGTGTGCCAGCCGGTGCCGGTGCCTGCGCCGGTGCCCGTGCCCACCCTGGACTCCCCCATCGCCCAGCCCGAAGAGCTGCCCCTGCCCAACGGCGTGGAGGGCACTGACAAAGCAGAGCTGAGCGAGGAGCAGCCCGAGTCGGACATCAGCCCCATCTCAGAGCCCGAGGAGCCGGCCCAGCCCAGTACTCCTGCCTCCCCCccggcagaggaggaggaggaggagagcgaAGGCCCCTGCGAGGCCCAGGAGCGGAGCTCGAGCCCGGCCCCTGCCCCTTCGCAGACCTCGGAGGCGACCGCGCACG tcGCCATGTCGGTGCCAAAGAAGAAGCGAAGGATGAAGGAGCTGAACAAGAAGGAGGCTGTAGGCGATTTGCTGGATGCCTTTAAAGAG TCTCAGATCAATGACAGTGCCTCGGAGGCAGAGAACAAGCCCCCCGTGTCCACCCCTACCTGTGAAGCGGAGGACGCAGCACCCGCCCGTCCACAGGAGGAGTCGGAGGAGAcatgggaggagaaggaggacaaGCTGGCCCCGGAGAAGGGCAAGGCTGCTGACCAGAAGTACCGCTACAAGGAGG AGCAATGGAAGCCGCTgaaccctgaggagaagaagCGATACGACCGGGAGTTCCTGCTGGGCTTCCAGTTCATCTTTGCCAGCATGCAGAAACCTGAGGGGCTGCCCCAGATCACGGACGTGGTGCTGGACAAG CCGTGTGTACCTTCGCAGGCCAACAAGACCCCACTGCGGACACTCGACCCCATCCGCCTCAGCGGCATGAACTGCAGCCCTGACTTCACCCCCTCCTTCGCCAACCTTGGCCGGCCCGTCATGGGCAACCGGGGCCTG CCCTCAGGGTTGGGTCCTCGCCGCTCTCAGCAGAGCCAGAGGAAGGAACCCCGCAAAATCATTGCCACTGTGTCCCTCAACGAGGATGTCAAGCTGAACAAGGCTGAGAAGGCCTGGAAACCCAGCAGCAAGCGTGCATCCGAGGAGGAGGATCCTGAGAACATCAAGACACAG GACCTGCTTCGCCGCGTCCGCAGCATCCTCAACAAGCTGACGCCCCAGATGTTCCAGCAGCTGATGAAGCAGGTGATGGAGTTGTCCATCGACACGGAGGAGCGGCTCAAGGGTGTCATCGACCTCGTCTTCGAGAAGGCCATCTCGGAGCCAAACTTCTCTGTTGCCTATGCTAACATGTGCCGTTGCCTTATGGGG ctcaAAGTGCCCACAACAGACAAGCCCACAGTGACTGTGAACTTCCGCAAGCTGCTGCTCAACCGCTGCCAGAAGGAGTTTGAGAAGGACAAGGATGACGATGAGATCTTCGAGAAGCGGCAGAAGGAGATGGACGATGCCAGTGCT cccgaGGAGAAGGCGCGCATGAAGGACGAGCTGGAGGAGGCGCGGGACAAGGCCCGCCGGCGATCCCTGGGCAACATCAAGTTCATTGGAGAGCTCTTCAAACTGAAGATGTTGACAGAGGCCATCATGCATGACTGTGTGGTGAAGCTGCTCAAAAACCATGACGAGGAGTCTCTTGAGTGCCTTTGCCGCCTGCTAACCACCATCGGCAAGGACTTGGACTTTGAGAAGGCCAAG CCCAGGATGGACCAGTACTTCAATCAGATGGAGAAGATCATCAAAGAGAAGAAGACATCATCCCGAATCCGTTTCATGCTGCAGGATGTGATTGACCTCAGACGG AATAGCTGGGTGCCACGGCGAGGAGACCAGGGCCCCAAAACAATCGACCAGATCCACAAGGAAGCAGAGATGGAGGAGCATCGGGAACACATCAAAGTGCAGCAGCTCATGTCGAAGGACAAGAGGAGAGGACCCCCTGGGCCATCTTCCAGCA GTGGCCGCGGGAGCCTGGTCGCAGATGATGGCTGGAACACGGTGCCCATCAGCAAGGGCAACCGGCCCATCGACACCAGCCGGCTGACGAAGATCACCAAg CCTGGATCCATAGACTCCAACAACCAGCTCTTTGCGCCGGGCGGGCGGCTGAGCTGGGGCAAAGGCAGCAGCGGAGGGTCTGGCACGAAGCCTGCAGATTCAG CATCTGATTCAGGGCGACCAGCCACGAGCACCTTGAACCGCTTCTCAGCGCTCCAGCAGTCCAGCCCTGCCGAGAGCCTGGAGTCCCGCCGCGTGGTGCAGAG gagcagctccagccGTGACAGGTCAGAGAAGGCTGGGGACAAAGGGGACCGGGAGTCACGTTCAGAGAAGGGCAGCGACCGCCTGGAGCGTCCTGACCGAGGGGAGCGGGCAGACAGGAACAGGTCTGCCCTCACCAAGAGGAGCTTCAGCAAAGAGACAGAAGACAGGAGCCGAGAACGGGAGAAGCAGGGCGGCCCCGAGGCCGTGCGCAAGGCTGCTAGCATGACGGAGGAACGGGACAGGAGTCGAGAGACCG TTAAGCAAGAGCCAGCACCTCCTGCAGCGTCCCCCAAGCCCGCGCTGTCggaagaggagctggagaagaaatCCAAGGCGATCATAGAGGAATACCTGCACATCAATGACATGAAG GAGGCCCTGCAGTGcgtgcaggagctgggcagcccGTCCTTGCTCTACATCTTCGTGCAGAATGGCATCGAGTCCACTCTGGAGAGGAGCACCATCTCCCGTGAGCACATGGGGgtcctgctgtgccagctggtgAAGGCAGGCACCCTCTCCAAGGAGCAGTACTACAaagg gctgcaggagatCCTGGAGGTCGCAGAAGACATGGAGATCGACATCCCGCACATCTGGCTGTACCTGGCCGAGCTCATCACCCCTATCCTGCAAGAGGAAGGCATCCCCATGGAGGAGCTGTTCAG GGAGATAACGAAGCCCCTGGTGCCCATTGGGAAGGCCACCACGCTGCTGGTCGAGGTGCTGGGCTTGTTGTGCAAGGGCATG GGCCAGAAGACTGCAGGCAAGCTGTGGCGGGACGGGGGCCTGAGCTGGAAGGAATTCCTGCCCGAGGACCAGGATGTCAACAAATTTGTCACAGAGCAG AAACTGGAGTACACGTTGGGGGACAGCTCGGACACGCCGAGCGGCAAGGAGCTGACCTCGGAGGAGCTGTGCAAGCAAATGGACAAACTGCTGAAGGAGAACCTGAACAACCAAAGAATACACGACTGGATTGAG gccAACCTGAGCGAGCAGCAGGTCTCATCCAACACGTTTATCAGGGCTCTGATGACGTCCGTGTGCCACTCGGCCATCATCT TTGAGAACCCCTACCGTGTGGACGCCATGGTCATCCGCAACCAAGCCAAGCTGCTGCAGAAGTACCTGCGGGACGAGCAGAAGGAGCTCCAGGCGCTCTACGCCCTGCAAGCCTTGGTGGTGAAGTTGGACCAGCCTCCCA ACCTGCTGCGGATGTTCTTTGACGCCCTCTACGATGAGGACGTCATCAAGGAGGAGGCTTTCTACAAGTGGGAGTCCAGCAAGGACCCGGCCGAGCAGCAGGGCAAAGGGGTGGCTCTCAAATCCGTGACAGCCTTTTTCACCTGGCTCCGGGAAGCCGAGGACGAGTCGGACAACAACTGA